A genomic region of Verrucomicrobiia bacterium contains the following coding sequences:
- a CDS encoding rhomboid family intramembrane serine protease — translation MIPLRDDRPSRTFAFVTVALIALNTLVFLHELSLATPERTQAFFANFALTPANLTQAPSPNSYRTIFTSMFLHGGWMHIIGNMLYLWIFGKNVEDSIGHFKFILFYLLCGIAAAAAQVAISPDSTVPMIGASGAISGVLGAYLLLFPRARVLILFPIWIFWRLFYVPAFLMLILWFGMQLLSGLAVLSMDVGGGVAFWAHVGGFVAGMLLIPIFKKRSVRLFQ, via the coding sequence ATGATCCCACTCCGAGACGATCGGCCCTCCCGCACGTTTGCCTTTGTCACGGTCGCGCTCATCGCCCTCAACACCCTCGTGTTTTTGCATGAGCTCTCACTCGCCACTCCGGAACGCACGCAGGCGTTCTTTGCCAACTTTGCGCTGACTCCCGCGAACCTCACTCAAGCGCCCTCACCCAACTCTTATCGAACCATCTTCACATCGATGTTTCTGCACGGGGGATGGATGCACATCATCGGCAACATGCTTTACCTCTGGATTTTCGGGAAGAACGTCGAAGACTCTATCGGCCACTTCAAATTCATTCTCTTTTATCTGCTCTGCGGCATCGCCGCGGCGGCCGCCCAAGTGGCGATCTCGCCCGACTCGACTGTTCCAATGATTGGCGCTAGCGGCGCCATCTCCGGGGTGCTCGGCGCCTACCTGTTGCTCTTCCCGCGTGCCCGCGTGCTTATCTTGTTCCCGATTTGGATCTTCTGGCGGTTGTTCTACGTGCCGGCCTTCCTGATGCTCATCCTCTGGTTCGGGATGCAACTACTTAGCGGCCTCGCTGTCCTCAGCATGGATGTCGGCGGCGGGGTCGCCTTTTGGGCGCACGTCGGGGGGTTCGTCGCGGGAATGCTGCTGATTCCAATCTTCAAGAAGCGCAGCGTCAGGCTGTTTCAGTAA
- a CDS encoding alpha/beta fold hydrolase, with the protein MLCKTLIAFTFFITTLLASAQTTRTVRLNTPDDVGIIGTFYPTDQPHAPAVLLLHSILRDRSVWNDFATLLQHNGIAALTIDLRGHGESTRKLTAEGPIKIDVRNLMSRDYQDMLLDVEAAIDWLQTQPEIDKKRIALIGESFGANIALRYAAINEDLSAVALFSPGLNYRGVRTDDVIRQLGQAPFHIFVSQNDAFAFESSKRLVEIRQESGIDAATNQLTVCTGSLHGTEMLKGVRNLPQIVLSWLKDALPEIPAAPSNAPRPAPLRDPTAPVK; encoded by the coding sequence GTGTTGTGCAAAACCCTCATAGCTTTCACATTTTTCATCACCACCTTGCTGGCCTCCGCACAGACTACACGAACCGTGCGCCTCAACACTCCTGACGATGTCGGGATTATCGGCACATTCTATCCAACCGACCAACCCCACGCGCCGGCGGTGCTCCTGCTGCACTCCATCCTCCGGGACCGTAGTGTCTGGAATGATTTTGCCACTCTCCTGCAGCATAACGGCATTGCGGCGTTGACGATCGACCTCCGGGGCCACGGCGAGAGCACGCGCAAGCTCACCGCCGAGGGCCCGATCAAGATCGATGTGCGCAATCTGATGTCCCGTGATTATCAGGACATGTTGCTCGACGTCGAAGCGGCCATCGATTGGCTGCAGACCCAGCCCGAAATCGACAAGAAGCGTATCGCATTGATTGGTGAAAGCTTCGGGGCGAACATCGCCCTCCGCTACGCTGCCATCAACGAAGATCTTTCCGCGGTCGCACTTTTCAGCCCGGGCCTCAACTACCGCGGGGTGCGAACGGACGACGTGATCCGTCAACTCGGGCAGGCTCCGTTTCATATCTTCGTTTCACAGAACGATGCCTTTGCTTTCGAGTCGTCAAAGCGGCTCGTCGAAATTCGCCAGGAATCCGGTATTGACGCCGCCACGAACCAACTCACCGTCTGCACCGGTAGCCTGCACGGAACGGAAATGCTCAAGGGTGTTCGAAACCTTCCCCAAATCGTGCTTTCCTGGTTGAAGGATGCCTTGCCCGAAATCCCAGCCGCACCTTCCAACGCGCCGCGTCCCGCTCCCCTTCGTGACCCAACCGCGCCTGTGAAATGA
- a CDS encoding lysophospholipid acyltransferase family protein, whose product MRPGFYLLYYGVGKFLFSIIFRLIFRTRIIGRERIPRDGGLLVVCNHISFLDPPLLGAVMPRPVEFMTMVELFRKPWLAGLLRTVGCFPVDRSRIDHSAAREAIRRLRAARCVVIFPEGGIRLSEQSVLGGEPIFKPGAGSIALLGGAAILPVVVRDTRKPYVGRNWLRRETIGITFGRPFSLWNPEGLGTEERRRRSREVLREELLKTVELN is encoded by the coding sequence GTGCGTCCCGGCTTCTACCTCCTCTATTACGGTGTCGGTAAGTTTCTTTTCTCAATCATCTTTCGCCTTATCTTCCGCACCCGCATCATCGGTCGAGAACGGATTCCCCGGGACGGTGGTCTCCTTGTTGTCTGCAACCACATCAGTTTCCTGGATCCACCGCTCCTAGGTGCGGTGATGCCCCGCCCGGTCGAGTTCATGACAATGGTTGAACTGTTTCGCAAGCCGTGGTTGGCGGGATTGCTGCGCACCGTTGGCTGTTTCCCCGTCGATCGATCCCGCATCGACCATAGCGCGGCACGCGAAGCGATCCGTCGTCTTCGCGCGGCCCGCTGTGTGGTTATATTTCCGGAAGGCGGGATTCGCCTCAGCGAGCAGTCGGTGCTCGGTGGCGAACCCATTTTCAAGCCGGGCGCGGGCTCGATTGCGCTGCTTGGTGGCGCCGCGATTCTGCCTGTCGTGGTGCGGGACACGCGCAAGCCATATGTCGGTCGCAACTGGCTGCGCCGTGAAACCATCGGCATTACGTTTGGCCGCCCGTTCAGCCTCTGGAATCCCGAGGGTCTCGGCACCGAGGAACGCCGTCGTCGCAGTCGCGAGGTCCTGCGCGAGGAACTCTTGAAAACCGTTGAACTGAACTGA
- a CDS encoding LacI family DNA-binding transcriptional regulator, with protein sequence MSESKKRYTIKDIAEQSGVSLSTVSLVLNDNPRISQSTRERVLKTIERLGYQPNRMARALAWRHTRTLAVLVPQLRHAFADVYFGEIVSGIYDRASRLGYKILLEVARNEFIESKDYLQLYDQKFIDGIMFIGANSRHRFIAELADGTRPFMLVNNYSKEFDLNYVVSNYRYGGWQAAKHLVRLGHRRIGFISGGVAEIQTSQDILESFKEVLDESGIAYDPKLIVDGWLTEEGGMKAAEELLRQNSDVTAIFALNDKMALGAMKKMNELGLRVPQDVAVVGFDDIPQASFAIPGLTTIHQPLYEIGKLACERMVELIHGKVNRVQEVIPIYLTIRESCGARLKEAPAVKTV encoded by the coding sequence ATGAGCGAGTCCAAGAAGCGATACACGATTAAGGATATTGCCGAGCAGAGCGGCGTGTCCCTCTCCACAGTTTCGCTTGTATTGAATGATAACCCACGAATCAGCCAGTCCACACGCGAGCGTGTTCTCAAAACCATCGAGCGACTTGGGTATCAACCAAACCGCATGGCCCGTGCACTTGCCTGGCGGCATACACGGACACTGGCGGTTCTGGTGCCCCAACTCCGCCACGCGTTCGCCGACGTGTATTTCGGCGAGATTGTCAGCGGCATCTACGATCGCGCGAGCCGACTCGGTTACAAGATTCTGCTGGAAGTCGCCCGCAACGAGTTTATTGAGAGCAAGGACTATCTGCAGCTCTACGACCAGAAGTTCATCGATGGTATCATGTTCATCGGGGCAAATTCCCGACACCGCTTCATTGCCGAGCTCGCGGACGGCACGCGCCCGTTCATGCTGGTGAACAACTATAGCAAGGAATTTGATCTCAATTACGTCGTGTCGAATTACCGCTACGGCGGATGGCAGGCGGCGAAGCATCTGGTGCGGTTGGGACATCGGCGCATCGGGTTTATCTCCGGGGGTGTTGCCGAAATCCAAACGAGCCAGGACATCCTCGAATCGTTCAAGGAAGTTCTCGACGAGAGCGGGATTGCCTACGATCCGAAACTGATCGTGGACGGTTGGTTGACGGAGGAAGGCGGGATGAAAGCCGCCGAGGAATTGCTGCGCCAGAACTCCGACGTCACCGCGATTTTTGCGTTGAACGACAAGATGGCGTTGGGCGCGATGAAGAAAATGAATGAACTCGGGTTACGGGTGCCGCAGGACGTCGCCGTGGTCGGTTTTGATGACATCCCGCAGGCAAGTTTTGCGATTCCGGGCCTGACCACCATTCACCAGCCGCTCTACGAAATCGGCAAGCTTGCCTGTGAACGCATGGTCGAGTTGATTCATGGGAAGGTCAATCGCGTACAGGAAGTAATTCCGATTTATCTGACAATCCGTGAGTCCTGCGGAGCGCGGCTGAAGGAAGCGCCTGCTGTCAAGACTGTGTGA
- a CDS encoding glycogen-binding domain-containing protein has translation MKRRLALFLSASLVINARGAVSTLSSDDATDLTFKYTGPGARTVGVAGEFSNWSELPMARDGSGVWSRTLHLKPGYYGYKLIVDGEWILDPVSSTHKVVNDIEDSAVSVGGVLPAVATPDPGAPRDTPTTFSYTDANARSVSIAGEFNQWSATANPMQKDPQGFWTATIPLKPGKYPYKFVVDGTWKADPLSPDGADDGFGGKNSVKTVGP, from the coding sequence GTGAAGCGCCGCCTTGCGCTGTTTCTTAGTGCTTCTCTTGTCATCAACGCTCGCGGCGCCGTTTCGACCCTTTCGAGCGACGACGCAACCGACCTGACGTTCAAGTATACCGGCCCCGGTGCCAGGACGGTCGGCGTTGCGGGTGAATTTAGCAACTGGAGCGAACTTCCCATGGCGAGGGATGGTTCCGGCGTTTGGTCACGGACGCTTCATCTCAAGCCCGGCTACTACGGGTACAAGCTTATCGTCGACGGGGAGTGGATCCTTGATCCCGTTTCTTCCACGCATAAAGTAGTCAATGACATCGAGGATTCCGCCGTTTCCGTGGGCGGTGTCCTGCCGGCGGTGGCAACACCCGATCCGGGCGCTCCCCGCGACACGCCGACCACGTTCTCTTACACCGATGCCAATGCCAGGAGCGTCTCCATCGCCGGCGAGTTCAACCAGTGGAGCGCCACGGCAAACCCGATGCAGAAGGACCCGCAGGGCTTCTGGACAGCCACCATCCCGCTCAAGCCGGGCAAATACCCGTACAAGTTCGTGGTCGATGGGACTTGGAAGGCTGATCCGTTGAGTCCCGATGGGGCCGATGATGGTTTCGGCGGGAAGAACTCGGTGAAGACCGTTGGCCCTTGA
- a CDS encoding glycoside hydrolase family 13 protein has protein sequence MSTHEPANACMRHEPQSRRFINALGDGRVIVKLQSTCDMIQDAHLVWRTGNKERKHELKRLGSVNGTEFFSANVPALKSGKYVFHVHACGQPRWLTPQGLEPNSARPKTWFRYEARGHAPFATPAWVRDAVFYQIFPERFCNGDPSNDPLNTEPWGSPPTIRNFMGGDLQGIFDKLDYLSGLGITALYLTPIFQSASSHKYDIIDYFTVDEHFGDMGLLRKLVDACHTRGIRVILDAVFNHCSNLHPFFVDVKKNGRRSRYWNWFFVKKWPIPDRFAHHKDALEWYECWWGYHTLPKLNYSNPEVEEYFLKVAQFWLREGHTDGWRLDVPNEVIQTFWPKFRHAVKEANPEAYIVGEIWDDATAWLMGDQFDAVMNYRFQKALLGYFAEKTLDTKALDHTMRQIMLDYPEQATAVMLNLLGSHDTARPMTAAKGDVAALKLMAAMQFTFEGAPCIYYGDEIGMEGGKDPDCRRCYPWHKPDLQNRPLFDYYQKLIAIRKANPALRTGTFEPFLVDNERELYAYERRAEGNRCIVVLNRSGLKHTVALPTRLVAAELLTGSAVKGDELVVPARQAAILRVEA, from the coding sequence ATGTCCACACACGAACCCGCCAACGCCTGCATGCGGCATGAGCCACAGTCGCGCCGCTTCATTAACGCGCTGGGTGATGGCCGGGTCATCGTCAAGTTGCAAAGCACTTGCGATATGATTCAGGATGCCCACCTCGTTTGGCGGACCGGCAACAAGGAGCGCAAGCACGAACTGAAACGGTTGGGGAGTGTCAACGGAACCGAATTCTTCTCCGCGAACGTGCCGGCGCTCAAGTCGGGTAAATACGTTTTTCATGTACACGCCTGTGGCCAGCCGCGGTGGCTAACACCGCAGGGTCTGGAGCCAAACTCCGCCAGGCCGAAGACGTGGTTCCGATACGAAGCGCGTGGTCATGCGCCATTCGCGACGCCCGCGTGGGTTCGTGATGCGGTTTTCTACCAGATCTTTCCAGAGCGTTTCTGCAACGGCGACCCATCGAATGACCCGCTCAACACCGAGCCGTGGGGCTCGCCGCCAACGATCCGCAACTTCATGGGAGGCGATCTGCAGGGCATTTTCGACAAGTTGGACTACCTCAGCGGCCTCGGCATCACCGCGCTTTATCTCACGCCAATCTTCCAGAGCGCCAGTAGCCATAAGTACGACATTATCGACTACTTCACGGTGGACGAGCATTTTGGCGACATGGGGCTGCTGCGCAAACTTGTCGATGCGTGCCACACGCGCGGCATCCGTGTGATCCTCGACGCAGTCTTCAACCACTGTTCCAATCTCCACCCCTTCTTCGTCGACGTGAAAAAGAATGGGCGTCGCTCGCGTTATTGGAACTGGTTCTTCGTCAAGAAGTGGCCGATCCCTGACCGCTTCGCGCACCACAAGGACGCGCTCGAGTGGTATGAATGTTGGTGGGGTTACCATACGCTGCCGAAACTCAATTACTCGAATCCGGAAGTGGAAGAGTACTTTCTCAAAGTCGCCCAGTTCTGGCTGCGCGAGGGGCACACCGACGGTTGGCGGCTCGACGTACCGAACGAGGTAATTCAGACGTTCTGGCCCAAGTTCCGCCACGCGGTGAAGGAAGCCAACCCCGAGGCGTATATCGTCGGGGAGATTTGGGACGATGCCACGGCGTGGCTGATGGGTGACCAGTTCGACGCGGTCATGAACTACCGGTTCCAGAAAGCCCTGCTCGGCTACTTCGCCGAGAAAACACTCGACACGAAGGCGCTCGACCACACCATGCGTCAAATCATGCTCGATTACCCGGAGCAGGCCACGGCGGTAATGCTCAACCTGCTGGGCAGTCATGACACGGCACGGCCCATGACCGCCGCGAAAGGTGACGTGGCCGCGTTGAAGCTGATGGCGGCGATGCAGTTCACCTTTGAAGGCGCGCCGTGTATTTACTACGGTGACGAGATCGGCATGGAAGGTGGAAAGGATCCCGACTGCCGCCGCTGTTACCCATGGCACAAACCCGATCTACAAAACCGCCCTCTCTTCGACTATTACCAGAAGCTGATCGCAATTCGGAAGGCGAACCCCGCCTTGCGGACCGGGACCTTCGAGCCGTTTCTGGTGGATAACGAGCGCGAATTGTACGCGTACGAGCGTCGCGCGGAGGGCAACCGCTGTATCGTCGTGCTTAACCGTAGCGGGTTGAAGCACACGGTGGCATTGCCGACAAGACTCGTAGCGGCCGAACTTCTCACGGGCAGTGCCGTGAAAGGCGACGAGTTGGTTGTCCCCGCTCGTCAGGCGGCGATACTGCGAGTCGAGGCCTAG
- a CDS encoding alpha amylase N-terminal ig-like domain-containing protein, which translates to MQSLRIIHLTVLFSIVMVLDSHWLLAANEQPGQRKFEFSYRPRDDASLRKDMEIHSVNLAGSFNDWSASAMPMTDRGDGTYVKELNLDEGLYHYKFVINGTTWVQDPKSDLSLREDDGHNGFNSGVFVGEQGKDFGAAAPNDINLAAVRHYPGQIRYFNVVSGDQADVKLRTLHNDVQRVVLHWRDRGDRDVPMRRGETLSGFDYWSASVLIEGANRTASYYFTLTDGPTTRMYGAGDNGVGKGAQWFTADLTDRFPTPAWARNVVWYQIFPERFRNGTAENDPPHTLPWRWDWYKLAAWERPREGLPFSNDWYGRRFGGDFQGVMSELPYFRELGVTALYFCPVFESSSNHGYDTTDYRHISQYFGFKGDNEEIIAHETLDPKTWKWTPADKLFLQFIKAAHAQGLKVILDGVFNHMGRNSFALRDVLANGKKSPYADWFEVTDWGPPVKYHSWDNGGAMPVFHKDSQKGYASDSAKQYIFNITRRWMDPNGDGDPNDGVDGWRLDVAQDVPAPFWIDWRKHVKGINSNAYITGEIWGVASKYLQGDEWDAVMNYQFAMRAIHYFIDQRRKVSASEFDRQLKELLAAYPRQADYVMQNLYDSHDTDRLVSMIANPDRDYNQGNRAQDGATYNGSKPGASAYHILKLMATFQMTFLGAPMIWYGDEEGMFGAGDPTDRKPMLWSDLDPYDNPQDVVMPDVFEHYRRVIAIRNTYPALRIGDFETLLTDDKNDLYGFTRACNGSVVAVIMNNSDKDQSVDLTVPFPTGTRVIDVMTAAPVDFYQASAQSLGFPNFEKGATVRALRLGPNAGPAYIVRDGKLHLDLAGKSAAILVKQ; encoded by the coding sequence ATGCAGTCATTACGAATAATTCACCTGACAGTTCTGTTCTCGATCGTGATGGTCTTGGATTCGCACTGGCTTCTGGCTGCCAATGAACAACCGGGTCAGAGGAAGTTTGAATTCTCCTATCGTCCCAGGGACGACGCCTCGCTGCGCAAGGACATGGAAATCCATTCGGTGAATCTCGCGGGATCGTTCAACGACTGGAGCGCCTCGGCCATGCCAATGACCGATCGCGGTGACGGCACCTACGTCAAGGAACTCAATCTCGATGAGGGATTGTACCATTATAAATTCGTGATCAACGGAACTACCTGGGTGCAGGATCCGAAGAGCGATCTTTCGTTGCGCGAGGACGACGGGCACAACGGTTTCAATTCCGGCGTATTTGTCGGCGAGCAGGGCAAGGATTTCGGGGCCGCGGCGCCCAACGACATCAACCTGGCCGCCGTGCGTCACTACCCGGGACAAATCCGCTATTTCAACGTCGTTTCAGGTGACCAGGCGGATGTAAAGCTTCGGACTTTGCATAACGACGTCCAGCGCGTGGTGCTGCATTGGCGTGACCGGGGCGATCGGGATGTGCCCATGCGGCGTGGCGAGACGCTATCCGGTTTTGATTATTGGAGTGCGTCGGTGCTCATCGAAGGCGCGAACAGAACGGCATCGTACTACTTCACGCTTACGGATGGTCCGACGACAAGGATGTACGGGGCTGGGGACAACGGCGTGGGGAAGGGCGCGCAGTGGTTTACCGCTGATCTAACGGACAGGTTCCCGACCCCGGCTTGGGCGCGGAATGTGGTCTGGTACCAGATTTTCCCCGAACGGTTTCGTAATGGCACGGCTGAAAATGATCCGCCGCACACGCTTCCATGGCGCTGGGATTGGTACAAACTGGCGGCATGGGAAAGGCCACGGGAGGGCCTTCCATTTTCGAATGATTGGTACGGGCGCCGTTTTGGCGGTGATTTTCAAGGAGTGATGAGCGAGCTGCCCTACTTTCGCGAGTTGGGTGTGACGGCGTTGTACTTTTGTCCCGTCTTCGAGTCGAGTTCAAACCACGGCTACGACACGACGGATTACCGCCACATTTCGCAGTATTTTGGCTTCAAAGGTGACAACGAGGAGATCATCGCCCACGAAACGCTCGATCCCAAGACATGGAAGTGGACGCCAGCGGACAAGTTGTTCCTGCAATTCATCAAAGCCGCGCACGCGCAAGGACTAAAGGTCATCCTCGATGGCGTGTTCAATCACATGGGCCGAAACAGTTTCGCCCTGCGCGATGTGCTCGCCAACGGCAAGAAATCACCGTATGCGGATTGGTTCGAGGTGACGGATTGGGGGCCACCCGTGAAGTACCACTCCTGGGACAACGGCGGGGCGATGCCGGTCTTTCACAAGGATTCCCAAAAGGGTTACGCGTCTGACTCCGCGAAACAATACATCTTTAACATCACGCGTCGTTGGATGGACCCAAATGGCGACGGCGATCCGAACGATGGCGTGGACGGCTGGCGGCTTGACGTCGCCCAGGATGTCCCGGCCCCGTTCTGGATCGACTGGCGGAAGCACGTGAAAGGTATCAATTCCAATGCGTACATCACCGGCGAAATCTGGGGTGTGGCGTCGAAGTATTTGCAGGGCGATGAGTGGGACGCGGTGATGAACTACCAGTTCGCAATGCGCGCGATCCATTATTTCATCGACCAGAGGCGTAAAGTTTCCGCCAGTGAGTTTGACCGCCAACTCAAGGAATTGTTGGCGGCGTATCCCCGGCAGGCCGACTACGTCATGCAGAACCTTTATGACTCACATGATACCGATCGGCTCGTGAGCATGATCGCCAACCCGGACCGCGATTATAACCAGGGCAATCGCGCGCAAGACGGCGCAACCTACAATGGGTCGAAGCCGGGCGCCTCCGCCTATCACATCCTGAAACTCATGGCGACGTTTCAGATGACATTCCTCGGCGCGCCGATGATCTGGTACGGGGATGAAGAGGGTATGTTCGGCGCGGGAGATCCGACGGACCGGAAACCGATGCTCTGGAGCGATCTCGATCCGTACGATAACCCGCAAGATGTCGTGATGCCGGATGTGTTTGAGCATTACCGCCGCGTGATTGCGATTCGCAATACCTACCCCGCGCTGCGCATCGGCGATTTCGAAACACTGTTGACGGATGACAAGAATGATCTGTATGGCTTCACGCGCGCTTGCAATGGGAGTGTTGTGGCTGTGATCATGAATAACAGCGACAAGGACCAGTCGGTCGATCTAACCGTCCCTTTTCCCACTGGCACCCGCGTCATCGACGTGATGACAGCCGCGCCGGTTGACTTCTACCAGGCTTCGGCCCAGAGCCTGGGCTTTCCGAATTTTGAGAAGGGCGCCACGGTTAGGGCGTTGCGGCTCGGACCGAACGCCGGCCCAGCGTACATTGTGCGCGACGGAAAGCTCCACCTGGATTTGGCAGGGAAAAGTGCGGCGATCCTGGTGAAACAGTAG
- a CDS encoding GNAT family N-acetyltransferase, protein MDDLLERYPKTVTLKGNLQATLRPLVAADEKVFHEFFCAVPETERLLFKHRVTEPEVIRDWCQRIDYGKILPLLAIADDKVVADASLHQQLGGWKRHIGRISVVVHPGYRGRGLARTLVQELIDLASDAGLEKLEAEFLGDQQAARLAFAELGFSDLLVLPDYVKDMQAIAHDYVLMGRHIITDEEYAGMG, encoded by the coding sequence GTGGACGATCTGCTGGAGCGTTATCCGAAGACGGTGACCCTGAAGGGCAACCTGCAGGCAACCCTGCGTCCGCTGGTGGCTGCGGATGAGAAAGTCTTCCACGAGTTCTTCTGCGCCGTTCCCGAGACCGAGCGGCTTCTTTTCAAGCACCGCGTCACGGAGCCCGAGGTCATTCGAGATTGGTGTCAGCGCATCGACTACGGCAAGATCCTGCCGCTGCTTGCCATCGCGGACGACAAAGTGGTTGCGGACGCCTCTCTCCATCAGCAGCTAGGCGGCTGGAAGCGTCACATCGGCCGGATCAGCGTCGTGGTCCATCCCGGCTATCGTGGTCGCGGCTTGGCACGGACGCTCGTGCAGGAGCTGATCGACCTCGCCAGTGATGCTGGCCTGGAGAAGCTGGAAGCCGAATTTCTAGGGGACCAACAGGCTGCGCGGCTGGCTTTCGCGGAGTTGGGATTTAGCGACCTGCTGGTTCTGCCCGATTACGTCAAGGATATGCAAGCCATCGCGCACGACTACGTGCTGATGGGGCGGCACATCATTACCGACGAAGAATACGCCGGCATGGGCTGA